Below is a window of Pyrobaculum aerophilum str. IM2 DNA.
TACGTCTTTCACCTTTGCCACTACTACATCCCCAATATTGAGAAAAGTGGTTAACGGCGTGGTTTCCAAATCCACGTGTCTGTGGAGGGCCTCGCCTACGGGGAGATATGCCGGCATAAATGATCTCACGTCGACTTCCCATCCCGTGGCCAATACGTCGGTGACATAACCGATAACTAAGTCGCCTTTTTTCGGCTTGTAAGTCCCCTCCAGCGGAACTACCACCACCACGTCTTCTCGGAACTCCACGAGGCCCACCACGAGACTTCTATACTTCCCGTTGTCGAGATAGACGGGTCCCTCCACTTTGCTGTCAGCAGTCGCTATTACATCCCCTGGGAATACTAACTGACGTGGCGTGACGTAATACATTAGTACACTATCTCGAGAATTCTTATATCCGCGTCACCGTGAGTGACGTCGTTTACCCTTGCTATTAATACGTCTTGTAGCCCCGCGGGCAGTTCCAGCAAGGCCTCCCACGAGCCGTCCGACTTATACCTCTCGTTTACGATTTTGGCCATTTTTGCCACTAGCCCCTTTACCCTCTGGGCATATGTGGAGGAGACCGCCAGGGCCACCCGCGCTGTGGCCACTTTTATTGGAATTATCCTCTGTATCTCCTTTAGAACCTCCTGTACCTGTTCCTCCACCGATTTAAACGGATCTATTGATACGCGGGCTTGTTCCAGCGCGTTTTCAACTCTCTGCGGGGGTACTGGCGTCTTTGTCCTGACGTCAATACAGTTCCTTGATATCCATTCAACTATCTGTCTCTTCTTGTCCTCTATGAGCTTCCTCCTCTGCTCGGCCGTTAGCGGTATTTCGCCCTCTTTTATAATAATCTCGGCGATTTTCCTCACATCTGTCGTGCCAAAAACCTTTTTCAACGCCTGTTCTGAGGCGCGGAGCCCCTTTTTGGCATCTTTATAGATCTCCTCGTGGACTAACACCTTATCTATGCCGAGCGGCTTGCCCATCTTCAACTCCAAGGCGGCGTCTGGATCAATGAGGATCTCGAAGTGCTCCCCGCCTTTATCAAGCTTAGCTACGGCCACCTTTTTAGTCATCGCATAGCTTCTCTAGACGTGTTTATAATCTTTAGGTGCCCAAAAGCCCGCCGCGCTGTGCGGCGTTGAGATCCGTCGCCGAAAAGGTGGGGCAACGGGTCCTCACTTTATACATTTAGCGATTTCTAGCAGTTTTGTGGCTACGTCGACGGCGTCGGCGCCAAAAACATAGGCGTTTGGCTCTATGCCCTCACCGCCTTTGTCGTATATTACATCATATACACTGCTCCGAAACGCCGAGGCTATATTAGAGATTATTTCCTCTTCGCTATTGCTAGGCCCGACCTCAGCCGCGGCGAATTTCTCCCCAACGCAAGTCCTCGCCAAATATGCTATATTGGCTACGGCCTTTATCTCGGGGCGTAATTTATTTACTTCTTCTAATAAACTCGTCAAGAAACGCGACGCGCCAGGCTTCGGCTTACCCTTGGCGGCTAACTGCGTTCCCTCAACGTGAATCCTCCCCGGGAACCCCACTCCGCCCTCAGGGCCTAATTCTACTATGTTCATTAATACCTTAGGCACGAGTTTGTAACAATTTTCACACCGCTTGAGTATTTCAAACGCCGTCTCCACGCTTTTCGTAGTCTCTGTATAGACTTGAATGTCCTTACATATGTCGCAACCTAGCAGTTCTGGATAGGCCGTTCTGTGTAGCGGGCACAGCCGCAGAGAGGAGAGGAGGCCTAAGGAGAAGTTGTTAATGTATCTAAGGAACTCCTCGGCGCTTGCATACTCCACGAGCGCTGTTAGTGATCTAATTAGGCGTGAGAGCTCTCTGCGATCTAATATTCTTAATAGTCTCTCCTCGTAATGCGCCTTTGGGCTTTTTAAATACGCGCTAACCGCGGGCTGAGATATTCCTAACAGCAGTCCTATACGGCTCTGGGAGTAGCCCCTCTCAGCAAGCTCGTGTGCTATTAATCCCTTGAGCGGCACCAACACCTCGTTAGTTAAGAACTCTAGCGGTAGCACAGCCTCTTAGTTTTAATACAATTATAGATTTTCGCTTGATGATTGAATACGTAGAGGTAGGCTTAGGAGGTAGAAAGGCCGCTGTGCGTCTAACTAACGTCGTTTTCGTAACAGGCACAGGCAAATCTACCTTCCTGAAGTTAGTATATGGAGTTTTGTCTAGTGTGGGCAAGAGATTGCCTAAACTGGGAATTGAGTGGAGTTTTTACGCACAGAGCGGAGAAGTAATCTATTCAATCACCGCCACTAGGAATAGAGTGAGACAGACGATTTCCACACAAGGCGAGGAGATCGCCTTTGAATTCGTCCCCGCAAAGGGCGCCCACAGGTTAATAAAGCCAATAGACATAGCGGTGACAGACGCAGATGTTGTTATGCCTGAGGTGAAAACTAAGGAACATGTATCTGTGGTCGCAGACGAGGATATTGAAAGACTTAACTCTCTGTTGTTAGCCGCTAGAAAAGCGTTTAGCGTCAAGGCGCAATTTCTAGGCCCATACATAAGCCCGAGGTCGTTAGTAGACGCATCTACTAAACAGATTAACGCGCTCGAGCGCCACGGCCGCAATTTAGCCGCCGTGCTGTCTAATCTCGCGCTTTATAACCCCTCGGCTTATGATTCCATAAGAACGGCTTTCAGGAAATTAGGCTTTTCCATATCTGTGGGCTTAGCTAAGCCGGGGTTTGTCGGCGTAATTGTGTCGACAAAAAGGGGAAAAATGCCGCTGTCAAAAGCTCCGTGTTCTATAAAAAGCCTACTTGCCATAGCCGTCGCGCTTGAGTTAAAACCTGATTTACTACTTATTGACAACCTCGACTATTGCCTGACGAAAAATACAGCCGAGGCGCTTGCCGCTATACTCCGGCAGAAGTCCACAAAAGTAATAGCCGAGATTCACAACAGCGAAGTTGTTGATTGGTTCAATCTGCCCAATAAGTCAGTAGTTGAATTAATGCTGTAAACGTATAGTACACGTTTACGCAATTAAATTCCTAAGCTCATTGACTACTTCTATCAGCGCTTTCAACTCCTCCATTTCTCGTCTCGCCATTTCTTCGGCTTCTTGCAACACCTCCTTTGCAGGTCCGCCCACTTCGAATTCGTAAATTATGTAATTAATAATTGCCCTGGCGCCAACGCCTTCTATTCTGTTAGCCATATCTTTTAGCCTTTTTACAACATCCTCGGGCAAGCGCTCCATGGCTGTTTGAAGCGCTATCTTTTTAACGCTTCTCTCAGGGTGGAGAGAAAATTCCGGGCATCTTTAACGACTAATGACCTCATCCTGACCTCTAGGTATATAACGTCGTCGCCGTGTGATATTTTCAAGATCCCTCTGTAGGCTTGTTGTTTATCAAATTTGGCGTATAGCCTAGACCCCTCTACTCCTGACACCATCAACAGAAACTCCACGTCGTCCAGCCTGGCTAGTATAGACTTAAGGGCCTCCAGCGCCTCACAGTCCTCCAGCTTAGCCTCTATAATGTTTATTAGATTTCCGTAGTGCCCCCTAGCGCTTCTTACTGTAAATCGGCTAGTTACGATATTTTTAAGCGCGCGGATTACTCTATCAGGATCCTCGGTGGCATGTATATAGGCTCTGGCGTAGAGGAGAGACACGGGACACGACACTGGTAGTATATTCATAAAATATTTTTAAACGAGGAGGAATAGGCCGTAGTGAGTCTGTATGTACTTCACAGCGAGAAGGTCTATATAGAATGCGATATGGAGTACAGTGCTGGTAAAGACGTGTCTTGTATAATAAGGGGCGCTACTGCTGAGTGTGTTAAGAGCGCCCTCGCGAAGATAAACGGTGCAGATTATATCACTGTCAAGGGAGGAGAAGAGGTAAACGTTACAATATCGACGTCTGTATTTAAGGCCGGCAAGACCCCCGGAGAGTTAATAAGGGAGTTGTTTATACTCTTAAGAGCTTGTTAGCTCTTTTTAAGTAGCCCTAGTTTAGTAAGTAGCGAGGCCACTTCGTCTTGGCTCATTTTCCTCATTTTCTTCTCCTCTATTGTCGCATATGCCACTTCGACGTTTGCGCTATCTGTTATCTCCACCGCAGACGCCAACGCTTTTAATGCCAATTCTATACACTCCCCCATTTCCATGTCGAATTTGTAGTTCTTCTCTAAGAATTCTGTAATTGTGCCAGACTCAGCGCCTATGGCAGTGGCGAAGTATCCTATGTAGACCCCTGAGGGATCAGTCTGGTACAGCCTAGCGCCGTGTCTATCAACGCCGGCTATAAGAAGGGCTACTCCGAAGGGCCTGGCGCCTCCAAACTGGGTGTACTGTTGTTTTAAATTACATACTGCTTTTGTTAAGAATTCCACGTCTATTGGCTCGTCGTAAATAAACCTGTGGCTTAAAGCCACGTCTCTGGCGTAGTCTATAAGGATTCTAGCATCTGCGAGGAGGCCTGAGGGAGATGCCGCGACGTGCTCATCAATTAAATAAATTTTTTCTAGAGAAGATGAATCAAACAGCGCTGAGATCTTCCTCTTCTCTGCCGTGAGCACGACGCCTGCTTTACACTTAACGCCGACGGTCGGCCACCCCCTCTTTACCGCCTCGCCGGCGTACTCAACTTGATATATTTTGCCCTCAGGCGAGAAGATTGTTATTGCGCGATCGTAACCTGCCATTGCCGGTGGGAACATGGGGCCTACCAAGTTATGGCTTTATATCATTTTACTCTCCATTTCTACCTCTCAGCTGCCCACATTAAGCGCTGTGATCTTTCTCTACGTTTTGTGCAAAACCACAACTCCCACTTTGTCGCTAGCCCTTTCCGTCGGGAGCCATTTTAACGCCATTCTCACTGCCCTAATATTTGTACTACCCCGATCCTCAGAGACAAGAGGAGATCATTGTACTGTTTTTTAAATATCGCAAGGCTTAGTCTTGCGCCGGCCAGCTAGACGCCGCGCGTTAATTCGCGACGCCACAGACAAGCGGAGAGCAAAGAGCGGGTTTTACACGGCGTTAAAACTTATATAATTTGCCGTGTGGCTCGTCGTGACTTCAATGTATGCGTACGAAGCGTTGCCTGTAGCTGAGTGGTTTCGTCGAAATAGGGAGCTGGCGGGTTTCCACAATCCCACAAGGGCGTTGTACCAGACTATAAGAGAGCTTACTGAGAACTCCCTAGACGCCACTGAGACTTACGGAATACTTCCCACGATTTACCTCAGGGTGAATATTGAAGACGAGCAGAAGGGGTGGGTTTCGGTTTATGCCGAGGACAACGGCATTGGCATACCCGGTAACGAGATTCCCAACGTCTTCGGCCGAGTCTTTTACAGTAGTAAGTATAAAATAAAGCAACACAGGGGAGTGTTCGGCCTGGGC
It encodes the following:
- a CDS encoding ABC transporter ATP-binding protein: MIEYVEVGLGGRKAAVRLTNVVFVTGTGKSTFLKLVYGVLSSVGKRLPKLGIEWSFYAQSGEVIYSITATRNRVRQTISTQGEEIAFEFVPAKGAHRLIKPIDIAVTDADVVMPEVKTKEHVSVVADEDIERLNSLLLAARKAFSVKAQFLGPYISPRSLVDASTKQINALERHGRNLAAVLSNLALYNPSAYDSIRTAFRKLGFSISVGLAKPGFVGVIVSTKRGKMPLSKAPCSIKSLLAIAVALELKPDLLLIDNLDYCLTKNTAEALAAILRQKSTKVIAEIHNSEVVDWFNLPNKSVVELML
- the psmA gene encoding archaeal proteasome endopeptidase complex subunit alpha encodes the protein MFPPAMAGYDRAITIFSPEGKIYQVEYAGEAVKRGWPTVGVKCKAGVVLTAEKRKISALFDSSSLEKIYLIDEHVAASPSGLLADARILIDYARDVALSHRFIYDEPIDVEFLTKAVCNLKQQYTQFGGARPFGVALLIAGVDRHGARLYQTDPSGVYIGYFATAIGAESGTITEFLEKNYKFDMEMGECIELALKALASAVEITDSANVEVAYATIEEKKMRKMSQDEVASLLTKLGLLKKS
- a CDS encoding thiamine-phosphate synthase family protein — encoded protein: MLPLEFLTNEVLVPLKGLIAHELAERGYSQSRIGLLLGISQPAVSAYLKSPKAHYEERLLRILDRRELSRLIRSLTALVEYASAEEFLRYINNFSLGLLSSLRLCPLHRTAYPELLGCDICKDIQVYTETTKSVETAFEILKRCENCYKLVPKVLMNIVELGPEGGVGFPGRIHVEGTQLAAKGKPKPGASRFLTSLLEEVNKLRPEIKAVANIAYLARTCVGEKFAAAEVGPSNSEEEIISNIASAFRSSVYDVIYDKGGEGIEPNAYVFGADAVDVATKLLEIAKCIK
- the rrp4 gene encoding exosome complex RNA-binding protein Rrp4 yields the protein MYYVTPRQLVFPGDVIATADSKVEGPVYLDNGKYRSLVVGLVEFREDVVVVVPLEGTYKPKKGDLVIGYVTDVLATGWEVDVRSFMPAYLPVGEALHRHVDLETTPLTTFLNIGDVVVAKVKDVDLTDEYPIILTLKDEKVGKVESGTVVEITPVKVPRVIGKRGSMLNTLMELGCDIVVGQNGRIWVKCKDPRDEVFLASLIRKIEAESHVMGLTDRIRAEIENYKTSKQQGTV
- a CDS encoding ribosome assembly factor SBDS; the encoded protein is MTKKVAVAKLDKGGEHFEILIDPDAALELKMGKPLGIDKVLVHEEIYKDAKKGLRASEQALKKVFGTTDVRKIAEIIIKEGEIPLTAEQRRKLIEDKKRQIVEWISRNCIDVRTKTPVPPQRVENALEQARVSIDPFKSVEEQVQEVLKEIQRIIPIKVATARVALAVSSTYAQRVKGLVAKMAKIVNERYKSDGSWEALLELPAGLQDVLIARVNDVTHGDADIRILEIVY
- a CDS encoding RNA-binding domain-containing protein, with the translated sequence MSCPVSLLYARAYIHATEDPDRVIRALKNIVTSRFTVRSARGHYGNLINIIEAKLEDCEALEALKSILARLDDVEFLLMVSGVEGSRLYAKFDKQQAYRGILKISHGDDVIYLEVRMRSLVVKDARNFLSTLREALKR